In a single window of the Cucumis melo cultivar AY chromosome 11, USDA_Cmelo_AY_1.0, whole genome shotgun sequence genome:
- the LOC127143842 gene encoding uncharacterized protein LOC127143842, with amino-acid sequence MSTSYSMWLVVLLPYNLLPWKCMKETNFFMSLLIPSPKSSGREIDVYLQPLIEELKELWLIGTFSTTTIPAVNSRSNHGRTRLLDRSSFTIIVAGPSRFYNDSTSSLREKGSRSIMWSCSRKHMFEQGLSCRRPPRMRIIKCWNSNPSLPQRVVSHSLRMRYAIRCWVDDQATQKALVGDQSRRPAGRRVQAVRRHLVCSS; translated from the exons atgagtacctcgtacagtatgtggcttgttgtgttacttccttacaatttgttaccatggaaatgcatgaaagagacaaatttctttatgtcacTGCTCATACCCAGTCCTAAATCTTctggtagggaaattgatgtgtatctccaaccattgatcgaggaattgaaagagttatggtTGATTGGCACTTTCTCTACGACCACTATACCAGCCGTgaattccag gagcaatcacggacgaacaaggctgctagataGAAGCAGctttacaatcatagtagcgggtccaagtcgtttctacaacgacagtacgAGCTCGCTCAGAGAAAAGGGGAGTCGGTCGATCATGTGGAGTTGTTCCAGGAAACACATGTTCGAGCAGGGACtttcgtgtcgcaggccgccgaggatgcgcat aatcaaatgctggaactccaatcccagcctaccccagagggtagtcagccactctctgaggatgagatatgcgatcaggtgttgggtagacgaccaggctactcaaaaggccttggttggggaccaaagccgaaggcccgcaggacgacgagtgcaagcagttcgtcgacatcttgtttgTAGTTcatag